One Terriglobales bacterium DNA window includes the following coding sequences:
- a CDS encoding VWA domain-containing protein — MPGRKSLLWATGSFPFTIDDSSSILGGGSVYALYERTMQSLTSANIAVYPVDVRGLMTVGLPDSSTPSTSRGAAFPGPAISAASRAQADTITTLETFAAMTGGKAFYNRNDLSNSFKEASEDSSAYYMLGYYLDKKNTKSGWRKLKVKVAHEDAHVRARTGFFVDQSTVDPSLTRELDLFVAISSPLDYTALPITVRWTQVEGKGGKKRVGFEVVLPANAATIEGADNRLSLEFLAVAKTGKGESAANFGQTFQKRLTSEQAEQIRGSGITYHNVIEVSPGDYGVRFVVRDNISGRMGSVLAPLRLDELGQLR, encoded by the coding sequence GTGCCGGGCCGGAAGTCCTTGCTGTGGGCCACGGGAAGCTTCCCCTTCACCATTGACGACTCCAGCAGCATTCTGGGCGGCGGCAGCGTCTACGCCCTCTATGAGCGCACCATGCAGTCGCTCACCAGCGCCAACATCGCCGTCTATCCTGTGGACGTGCGCGGACTGATGACCGTCGGCCTTCCCGATTCCTCCACTCCCTCCACCAGTCGTGGCGCCGCGTTCCCGGGACCTGCCATCAGCGCGGCTTCCCGGGCGCAAGCCGATACCATCACCACCCTGGAGACCTTCGCCGCCATGACTGGCGGCAAGGCCTTCTACAACCGCAACGACCTTTCCAATTCCTTCAAGGAAGCCTCGGAGGATTCCTCGGCGTATTACATGCTTGGCTACTACCTGGACAAGAAGAACACCAAGTCGGGATGGCGGAAACTGAAGGTCAAGGTCGCGCACGAAGATGCGCATGTGCGCGCGCGCACCGGCTTCTTTGTCGACCAGAGCACGGTGGATCCCTCGCTCACCCGCGAGTTGGACCTGTTCGTGGCCATCAGCAGCCCGCTCGACTACACCGCGCTTCCCATCACCGTGCGCTGGACCCAGGTGGAAGGCAAGGGCGGCAAGAAAAGGGTCGGATTTGAGGTCGTGCTGCCGGCGAACGCCGCCACCATCGAGGGCGCCGACAACCGGCTGAGTCTGGAGTTCCTGGCCGTGGCCAAGACGGGGAAAGGGGAGAGCGCAGCGAATTTTGGCCAGACCTTCCAGAAGAGGCTGACCTCCGAACAGGCAGAGCAGATCCGAGGCAGCGGCATCACCTACCACAATGTGATCGAGGTCTCCCCGGGAGATTACGGTGTGCGCTTCGTGGTGCGCGACAACATCAGCGGAAGGATGGGGAGCGTTCTGGCGCCTCTCCGCCTCGACGAGCTGGGCCAGCTGCGATGA